In a single window of the Thunnus albacares chromosome 1, fThuAlb1.1, whole genome shotgun sequence genome:
- the eva1a gene encoding protein eva-1 homolog A, whose amino-acid sequence MSAPTTGSPNMEVKVVSQEMALLSNMLAAYTFIADQPERTALVFLGGVCVGLLVTLCAIVFQIHCRADCRYGNSKHHRQRHRNKHQRRHHSCPHHQPGDSNPDNTAVVASGGTEPAGDSESEDWDDTSDLSARRRRRFERALLHASMFTSAEELDRAQRLEERERILREIWMNGQPDISTVTQSLNRYY is encoded by the exons ATGAGCGCTCCAACGACAGGAAGCCCAAATATGGAGGTGAAGGTGGTCTCCCAGGAGATGGCCTTGCTGAGCAACATGCTGGCAGCTTACACCTTCATTGCAG aCCAACCCGAGAGGACAGCGCTGGTGTTTctgggtggtgtgtgtgttggtcttCTTGTCACACTCTGTGCCATCGTCTTCCAGATACACTGTCGAGCAGACTGCCGCTATGGCAACAGTAAGCATCATCGCCAGCGCCACAGGAACAAACATCAGCGTCGCCATCACAGCTGTCCCCACCATCAGCCCGGTGACAGTAATCCAGACAACACGGCTGTTGTTGCATCTGGAGGGACCGAGCCTGCTGGGGACAGTGAATCAGAGGACTGGGATGATACGTCTGACCTGTCGGCACGGAGACGCAGACGCTTTGAGAGAGCTCTGCTGCACGCCAGCATGTTCACATCAGCTGAGg AGCTGGACCGGGCCCAGCGGCTAGAAGAGCGGGAAAGGATTCTCCGAGAGATCTGGATGAATGGACAGCCAGACATCAGTACAGTCACTCAAAGCCTCAACAGATATTACTGA
- the xkr5b gene encoding XK-related protein 5b: MRDYTATSNHGGACIPCCQVCVFAFTAFLIVAERTALIYCFVYYLWVGHNYCYAHLAAFTALFLLPGWGPQCLSYLWYLSDGRIRRKSLIWTHVLHLGIFKRLLQCMCLPDEDVYSEIMQQADVSALRLFEALVVTLPETLLQTYVLICTDIGIKSPASVCFAVCLLSLAWALVLYARACSLIRPGHLQMTPAAILCRLLWRVGMLGSRFAVLMLFTRIFKQWILGVIGVHWLGATFWMVSQQTDIIRSTSRWRLFNLVLGAIHIFFFLNVKYGQSRYRMAGFYLAMFLENAFLLLASSWLFTMVSWDTVGIPAAVFCSFLIGLIALVLYYRFLHPKSFEIFQSIRHRGIGGACTERGSTLSLEEKVTPTFHRHATLSGGATLMDLPIQWEGWKHHHWLLIRLALKTGDVSTIWSAYGEGGLAGLMGLSEEVHSPDEPCMPQLPPIQPQVPQISQPAPTPPPPQVTQPPQVREVVQPPKPAHSSVIARPVRKAPPTTIQDIRMFPEVIPVQEVIPEESAEEESSAQQSEEKGDEDFQSAAYGSPTVSSPRQPGSLRHIDSNAATLTEASSSAGSLDIKTPGWSPERRSPLLIGSPEKKTSMPGESSTTLYFSADAQSPSSGSYLGWGSELSPISSYRSPYRIREARFVTSTPRLEARAGAESPVLTPVIVTPATPGTTPGPTPGGTPSASTPAASTPAASSPAASTPADSTPAASTPAASTPGASTPGATEPSTPIIPLTPVISHARKQIVQFVDSRERAV, translated from the exons ATGAGAGACTACACGGCGACTTCGAACCACGGAGGCGCCTGCATACCGTGCTGCCAAGTTTGCGTCTTCGCCTTTACCGCATTTCTCATCGTTGCAGAGAGGACGGCGC TGATCTACTGTTTTGTGTACTACCTGTGGGTGGGTCACAACTACTGCTACGCCCATCTTGCCGCATTCACTGCACTGTTCCTGCTGCCGG GTTGGGGTCCCCAGTGTCTCAGCTACCTGTGGTACCTGTCAGATGGACGCATCCGCAGAAAGTCTCTCATCTGGACCCATGTACTGCACCTGGGTATCTTCAAAAG GCTGTTGCAGTGTATGTGTCTGCCAGATGAGGATGTGTACAGTGAGATCATGCAGCAGGCTGATGTATCTGCCTTACGTCTCTTCGAGGCGTTGGTGGTCACCCTCCCTGAGACTCTGCTGCAGACCTACGTGCTCATCTGTACTGATATAGGAATCAAATCTCCAG cCTCAGTGTGTTTTGCGGTGTGTTTGTTATCGCTTGCCTGGGCCTTGGTCCTCTATGCTCGAGCCTGTTCACTCATCAGACCAGGACACTTGCAAATGACCCCTGCTGCCATTCTCTGTCGACTGCTATGGAGG gtcGGTATGTTGGGATCTCGATTTGCTGTTCTCATGCTCTTCACACGTATCTTCAAACAGTGGATCCTAGGAGTTATTG gtgtacACTGGCTAGGTGCAACTTTCTGGATGGTGTCTCAGCAGACTGACATCATACGTTCAACTAGTCGATGGAGACTCTTCAACCTCGTTCTGGGAGCCATTCACATCTTCTTTTTCCTCAATGTGAAGTACGGTCAATCCAGATACCGTATGGCTGGGTTCTACCTG GCTATGTTCTTAGAGAACGCTTTTCTTCTCCTGGCCTCCTCCTGGTTGTTCACCATGGTGTCATGGGACACTGTCGGCATCCCAGCTGCAGTGTTCTGCAGCTTCCTTATCg gtTTGATAGCGTTGGTTCTGTATTACCGTTTCCTCCACCCGAAGTCCTTTGAGATCTTTCAGAGTATTCGCCACAGGGGGATAGGTGGAGCCTGCACGGAGCGTGGATCAACACTCTCATTGGAGGAAAAAGTCACACCCACTTTCCATCGTCATGCAACATTGTCTG GTGGTGCGACCCTCATGGATCTCCCTATCCAATGGGAGGGCTGGAAGCATCACCACTGGCTGCTGATTCGCTTGGCGCTAAAGACTGGGGATGTATCTACGATCTGGTCGGCATATGGTGAGGGAGGGCTGGCCGGTCTCATGGGTCTGTCTGAAGAAGTTCACTCCCCTGATGAACCTTGTATGCCTcag CTTCCACCTATTCAACCGCAGGTTCCACAGATCTCACAACCAGCTCCTACACCACCTCCACCACAGGTGACCCAACCTCCACAG GTGAGAGAGGTGGTCCAACCACCAAAACCAGCTCACTCCAGTGTAATCGCCAGACCCGTGAGAAAAGCTCCTCCCACAACAATCCAGGATATTAGAATGTTTCCAGAGGTCATCCCAGTCCAGGAGGTCATTCCTGAAGAGAGTGCAGAAGAAGAGTCCAGCGCTCAGCAATCAGAGGAAAAAG gTGATGAAGACTTTCAGAGCGCTGCTTACGGCTCACCTACAGTTTCATCTCCCCGGCAACCAGGAAGTCTCCGCCACATCGACAGCAATGCTGCGACCCTGACTGAGGCCTCGTCCTCTGCAGGTTCTCTGGACATCAAGACTCCTGGCTGGTCACCTGAACGACGATCCCCTCTCCTGATTGGTTCcccagagaaaaaaacatcaatgcCCGGAGAGTCTAGCACTACACTGTACTTCAGCGCGGATGCACAGTCTCCCTCCAGTGGAAGCTATCTCGGTTGGGGCTCCGAGTTGTCGCCCATCTCCAGCTACAGAAGTCCTTACCGCATCAGGGAGGCTCGCTTCGTCACATCCACCCCGCGACTTGAGGCTCGAGCTGGGGCTGAAAGTCCAGTCCTGACCCCTGTCATTGTCACCCCTGCCACTCCAGGTACAACACCAGGCCCTACCCCTGGTGGGACCCCCAGTGCTTCGACCCCTGCCGCTTCAACACCTGCAGCTTCAAGTCCTGCCGCTTCAACACCTGCAGATTCAACTCCTGCTGCTTCAACACCTGCAGCTTCAACTCCTGGTGCTTCAACTCCTGGTGCTACTGAGCCCAGTACTCCAATCATTCCACTCACTCCAGTCATCTCCCACGCTCGAAAACAGATTGTCCAGTTTGTGGACAGTAGAGAGAGGGCAGTGTAA